Proteins from a genomic interval of Halopseudomonas litoralis:
- a CDS encoding phage terminase large subunit family protein, with product MSISTAQIKELRSAVRQGLQPLYRPAPQTPVEWADENFYLSSESSYQEGRWETLPFQVAILNSMGNDEIRTVNVIKSARVGYSKMQQAASSYQVEHKRRNILILLPTDGAAAGFMKAHVETMIRDVPAIRALAPWYGVKHRDNTLDTKRFSHSKQLWCLGGAAAKNYREKSVDTIIYDELAAFEPDVEKEGSPTFLGDKRIEGSTFPKSIRGSTPKTNEGDPESDDAIRCQITAAADESPHLFRFHLSCPHCAKEQYLKWGGKDCDFGIKWDPGKPGAPWYLCEHTGCVIQQHEMQEQHPQGRWICEKAGIWTRDGYDFYDPAGELVPTPDSVTWHVWTAYSPFTTWGRIVLDFYKVKGDINRLKTFTNTTLGEVWEAAQGEKVDWELLYARREVYPTVPELGLTLQGGIDTQDDRYEGRVWAVGAGEEMWLVDRWILYGDPASEELRRKVGLKLHQQYTRADGVVMRVERWCWDSGGHYTDEVYAESRKHGVMWVIPIFGANTYGKPIANFPRKRNRARVYSTEVGTDNAKELIYNRLKNQPDIAKCAAPQPGVIHFPANDDICDEDELKQLTAETKRLKVVQGRRVYRWDAGGRRNEALDCLVYALAALRISQQRFGLDLEALAAELAKPVEAEVIDKTPTPTAHTPSAPPAGGWLQIDTGSSWL from the coding sequence ATGAGTATCTCGACAGCACAGATTAAGGAGCTGCGTTCGGCAGTGCGGCAGGGGCTGCAGCCGCTATACCGCCCAGCACCGCAGACGCCGGTAGAGTGGGCAGACGAGAACTTCTACCTGTCCAGCGAATCGAGCTATCAGGAAGGGCGTTGGGAGACCCTGCCGTTTCAGGTTGCGATCCTGAACAGCATGGGCAATGACGAGATCCGCACGGTCAACGTCATTAAGTCCGCCCGGGTCGGTTACTCGAAAATGCAGCAGGCCGCGTCGTCCTATCAGGTCGAGCATAAACGCCGCAACATTCTGATACTGCTGCCCACCGATGGCGCCGCAGCGGGCTTCATGAAAGCCCACGTCGAAACCATGATCCGGGACGTGCCGGCTATCCGGGCCTTGGCGCCATGGTACGGCGTCAAGCATCGCGACAATACGCTGGATACCAAGCGGTTCAGCCACTCAAAGCAGCTCTGGTGCCTCGGTGGTGCGGCAGCGAAGAACTACCGTGAGAAGTCGGTCGACACCATCATCTATGACGAGCTGGCTGCGTTCGAGCCAGACGTGGAGAAGGAGGGCAGCCCGACCTTCCTCGGCGACAAGCGGATCGAAGGTTCCACTTTCCCGAAGTCGATCCGGGGCAGTACGCCCAAGACCAATGAAGGCGACCCGGAGAGCGATGACGCTATCCGCTGCCAAATCACTGCAGCGGCTGATGAGTCGCCGCACCTGTTCCGGTTTCACCTGTCGTGCCCGCACTGTGCAAAAGAGCAGTACCTCAAGTGGGGCGGCAAGGATTGCGACTTCGGTATCAAGTGGGATCCGGGCAAACCGGGTGCGCCTTGGTACCTCTGCGAGCACACCGGCTGTGTTATCCAGCAGCACGAGATGCAGGAGCAGCACCCCCAGGGGCGCTGGATTTGCGAGAAGGCCGGCATCTGGACGCGGGACGGGTATGACTTCTACGACCCGGCCGGCGAGCTGGTGCCCACCCCCGATAGCGTTACCTGGCACGTATGGACTGCTTACAGCCCCTTCACCACCTGGGGTCGGATCGTTCTGGACTTCTACAAGGTCAAGGGCGACATCAACCGCCTGAAGACCTTCACCAACACCACGCTGGGCGAAGTCTGGGAGGCGGCTCAGGGGGAGAAGGTTGATTGGGAGTTGCTGTACGCCCGCCGCGAGGTGTACCCGACTGTACCCGAGCTAGGGCTGACCCTCCAGGGCGGTATCGATACCCAGGATGATCGTTATGAAGGCCGGGTCTGGGCGGTTGGTGCCGGTGAGGAAATGTGGCTGGTCGATCGCTGGATCCTTTACGGCGACCCAGCCAGCGAGGAGCTGCGCCGTAAGGTTGGGCTCAAACTGCACCAGCAATATACCCGGGCCGATGGCGTGGTGATGCGGGTGGAGCGTTGGTGCTGGGACTCCGGCGGTCACTACACCGATGAGGTGTATGCCGAAAGCCGTAAGCATGGCGTGATGTGGGTGATACCGATCTTCGGTGCCAATACCTACGGCAAGCCGATTGCCAATTTCCCGCGCAAGCGCAACCGGGCCCGGGTGTATTCCACCGAGGTCGGCACCGACAACGCCAAGGAACTGATTTACAACCGGCTGAAGAACCAGCCGGATATCGCCAAGTGCGCAGCGCCGCAGCCGGGGGTTATCCACTTCCCGGCCAATGACGATATCTGCGACGAAGACGAACTCAAGCAGCTCACCGCCGAGACCAAGCGCTTGAAAGTGGTGCAGGGCCGGCGGGTCTACCGCTGGGATGCTGGCGGCCGTCGCAACGAGGCGCTGGACTGCCTGGTGTACGCCCTAGCCGCGCTGCGCATCAGCCAGCAGCGGTTCGGGCTAGACCTTGAGGCACTCGCCGCAGAGTTGGCCAAGCCGGTTGAAGCGGAAGTTATCGACAAAACACCCACACCAACAGCGCATACACCCTCAGCACCGCCGGCAGGCGGCTGGCTCCAAATTGACACAGGAAGCTCATGGCTATGA
- a CDS encoding primosomal replication protein PriB/PriC domain protein → MAMTRAQQMVDKYIEAEMAVLEGRSVTFGGRTLTMADLNQIREGRSEWERRLAAEIANTKGGRFGYSLATFE, encoded by the coding sequence ATGGCTATGACTCGCGCACAGCAAATGGTGGACAAGTACATCGAAGCCGAAATGGCCGTGCTGGAAGGGCGCAGCGTTACCTTTGGCGGCCGAACGCTGACCATGGCCGATCTGAACCAGATCCGTGAAGGGCGCAGCGAATGGGAGCGCCGGCTGGCAGCTGAAATCGCCAACACCAAGGGCGGACGATTCGGCTACTCACTGGCGACATTCGAATGA
- a CDS encoding phage portal protein, with the protein MKNLIDKIIEPFSPGMVVSRLGAREAIKAYEAARPSRTHKAKGEPHSADLAIQLAGKSLREQARYLDENHDLVTGLFDRLEERVVGGAGIGIEPLPLDLAGDVHLEFAAQIKAAWAEWSLKPEASGELTRPQMERLVCRTWLRDGEALAQKLRGRVANYTHLTRVPFALELLEPDYLPFDYNDISKGILQGIERDAWRRVRAYHLYKQHPGDMQGYWMDWTTTKRVEAHRIIHIAHRKRIGQNRGVPLLHAVLIRLAEIKDYEESERVAARISAALAMYIKKGNPDLYTGSPDAGARTFPIGPGMVIDSLVPGEDIGMIESNRPNPFLEGFRNGQLRAVAAGTRGAASTIMRSYDGTYSAQRQELVEAQLGYDLLQHEFIDYWCRPIYRDWLTVAIASGELKVPVDVDPRTISGAVYQGPVMPWINPVHEANAWELLVKAGFADEAEVARARGRNPQELKRSRTAEIKANREAGLVFSSDAYHAAKKEGLSPVEAVQKAYLGVGKMITAAEARELVNLYGGNLAVPGPDFVATTNNQGGGDADTDQ; encoded by the coding sequence ATGAAGAACCTGATTGATAAGATCATCGAGCCATTCAGCCCCGGCATGGTGGTGTCACGCCTTGGCGCCCGCGAGGCCATCAAAGCCTATGAGGCGGCGCGCCCCAGCCGGACACACAAAGCCAAAGGCGAGCCGCACAGTGCTGACTTGGCAATACAGTTGGCCGGCAAGTCTTTGCGAGAGCAGGCGCGGTACCTGGACGAGAACCACGACCTTGTCACCGGCCTGTTTGACCGGCTGGAAGAGCGCGTGGTGGGCGGTGCCGGCATCGGCATCGAGCCACTGCCACTGGATCTGGCTGGTGACGTGCACCTGGAGTTCGCCGCGCAGATCAAGGCCGCCTGGGCAGAGTGGTCACTCAAGCCGGAAGCCTCCGGAGAGCTGACCCGCCCGCAGATGGAGCGGCTGGTATGCCGCACCTGGCTGCGAGACGGCGAGGCCCTGGCGCAGAAGCTGCGCGGGCGTGTTGCCAACTACACGCACCTGACCCGCGTGCCGTTCGCCTTGGAGCTGCTCGAACCGGACTACCTCCCGTTCGATTACAACGATATCTCCAAGGGCATCCTGCAGGGCATCGAGCGTGATGCCTGGCGCAGGGTGCGGGCGTACCACCTGTACAAGCAGCACCCAGGCGATATGCAGGGTTACTGGATGGACTGGACCACCACCAAGCGGGTGGAGGCCCACCGCATCATCCACATCGCTCACCGCAAGCGCATCGGCCAGAACCGGGGCGTACCGCTGCTGCATGCCGTGCTGATCCGCCTGGCTGAGATCAAGGACTACGAAGAATCCGAGCGGGTGGCTGCGCGCATCAGTGCAGCGCTTGCCATGTACATCAAGAAAGGGAATCCAGACCTGTATACGGGCAGCCCGGATGCTGGAGCTCGCACATTCCCCATTGGTCCTGGCATGGTGATCGACAGCTTGGTGCCGGGTGAAGACATCGGCATGATCGAGAGCAACCGGCCAAACCCGTTCCTCGAAGGTTTCCGGAATGGCCAGTTGCGCGCCGTTGCCGCCGGTACCCGCGGCGCAGCCTCCACGATCATGCGCAGCTATGACGGCACCTACAGCGCACAGCGTCAGGAGCTGGTCGAGGCGCAGCTGGGGTACGACCTGCTGCAGCATGAGTTCATCGATTACTGGTGCCGCCCGATTTATCGGGACTGGCTGACAGTTGCGATCGCATCCGGCGAGTTGAAGGTGCCGGTTGACGTGGATCCGCGCACCATCAGCGGCGCCGTATACCAAGGCCCAGTTATGCCATGGATCAACCCTGTGCATGAGGCCAACGCTTGGGAGCTGCTGGTGAAAGCTGGCTTTGCTGATGAAGCCGAAGTAGCCCGGGCCCGCGGCCGTAACCCGCAGGAGCTCAAGCGCAGCCGGACAGCCGAGATCAAGGCAAACCGCGAGGCAGGGCTGGTGTTCAGTTCGGACGCCTACCATGCCGCGAAGAAGGAGGGGTTGAGCCCAGTCGAAGCGGTGCAAAAAGCCTACCTCGGTGTCGGGAAGATGATCACCGCCGCCGAAGCGCGGGAGCTGGTGAACCTCTACGGCGGCAATCTCGCAGTGCCTGGCCCGGATTTCGTGGCCACAACCAACAATCAAGGAGGCGGAGATGCCGACACAGATCAGTAG
- a CDS encoding ClpP-like prohead protease/major capsid protein fusion protein, which produces MPTQISRAAGKPGDIQRGITAFAPARGSAPAIALYGIIGLDFRVKDLAQALSQYASAPHLDIYVHSGGGSVIEGLAMYNILSRFKGHKRFYVDGIAASMMSVVLCAADEVHMPENTQVMIHLPRIGPNEGGLVADDLRNLADALDDYGEKMLAAYMQRTKQPRERLLELTRQETYLSAAEALELGFADIVMTPLEMVAQINLDPPPEEASMPNPTVVNNPAVEPHQEPTVPNTPQPQAQAEPVVSEAGIRAQLQAEETSRRAGITAAFGAFAQPHAELLNACLLDSTITAEQAQIKLLAKLGEDTTPSAPPANPATHIHAGNGNIIGDSVRNAIEARAMMAAVEASNQFAGMSLGELARASLSHRGISFAGMDRLGIVGLAFTHSSSDFGNLLADVAHKSMLKGFGESAETFTEWTAKGTLTDFRASKRVDLSTFPNLDKVPEGAEYKYGTVGDTGEQIMLATYGKLFSITRQAVINDDLSALTRIPQLMGRAAIRTVGDLVYAVLTGNPQMADGKALFHADHKNLLAGAGLSIANIGKGMQQMRTQKDGKATLDIRPKYLLTPVALEPTAIALLAAEFDPALVDAKVPNPVRNKLQVISDPRLDDFNATTSFMLADQSMYDTIEVAYLDGNDKPYLEQTQGFTVDGAAFKVRIDAGVAPLSHRTMVKMPGA; this is translated from the coding sequence ATGCCGACACAGATCAGTAGAGCTGCAGGCAAGCCCGGCGACATACAGCGTGGCATCACGGCATTTGCTCCCGCCCGCGGTTCCGCGCCTGCTATTGCCTTATACGGAATCATCGGCCTGGACTTTCGCGTCAAGGATCTTGCTCAGGCGCTGAGCCAATATGCGAGCGCGCCGCATCTGGATATTTATGTCCACTCCGGCGGCGGCAGCGTCATCGAAGGCTTGGCCATGTACAACATCCTCAGCCGCTTCAAGGGGCATAAGCGCTTTTACGTGGACGGCATAGCCGCCTCGATGATGAGCGTAGTGCTTTGCGCGGCAGACGAAGTGCATATGCCCGAAAACACGCAGGTCATGATCCACTTGCCGCGCATCGGCCCCAACGAAGGTGGGTTGGTAGCAGACGATCTCCGCAACCTGGCCGACGCGCTTGATGATTATGGCGAGAAGATGCTGGCCGCCTATATGCAGCGCACCAAACAGCCGCGAGAGCGGTTGCTCGAATTGACGCGTCAGGAAACCTACCTCAGTGCAGCAGAGGCTTTGGAGCTTGGGTTTGCTGATATCGTCATGACGCCACTGGAAATGGTGGCTCAAATTAACCTTGATCCACCACCCGAGGAGGCTTCCATGCCTAACCCTACCGTTGTAAACAATCCGGCCGTTGAGCCGCATCAGGAGCCTACAGTGCCGAACACCCCTCAGCCTCAAGCGCAGGCAGAACCTGTAGTAAGCGAAGCCGGCATCCGCGCCCAACTGCAAGCAGAAGAAACCAGCCGCCGCGCCGGCATCACCGCTGCCTTCGGAGCCTTTGCCCAGCCGCATGCAGAGCTGCTGAACGCTTGCCTACTGGACAGTACGATCACCGCCGAACAGGCCCAGATCAAGTTACTGGCCAAGCTGGGCGAAGACACCACCCCGTCCGCACCGCCGGCCAACCCGGCTACTCACATTCATGCCGGTAACGGCAACATCATCGGCGACTCGGTGCGCAACGCCATCGAAGCCCGTGCCATGATGGCCGCTGTCGAGGCCAGCAACCAGTTCGCGGGCATGAGCCTGGGCGAGCTGGCACGTGCGTCCCTGAGCCATCGCGGTATCAGCTTCGCCGGCATGGACCGCCTCGGTATCGTCGGCCTGGCCTTCACTCACTCCAGCTCCGACTTCGGCAATTTGCTGGCCGACGTGGCGCATAAGTCCATGCTCAAAGGCTTCGGTGAATCTGCTGAAACCTTCACCGAGTGGACCGCCAAGGGAACGCTGACGGACTTCCGTGCAAGCAAGCGCGTTGATTTGTCCACCTTCCCGAATCTGGACAAGGTGCCCGAAGGCGCTGAGTACAAGTACGGCACCGTTGGCGATACCGGCGAGCAGATCATGTTGGCCACCTACGGCAAGCTCTTCAGCATCACCCGGCAGGCCGTCATCAACGACGACCTGAGCGCGCTGACCCGTATCCCGCAGCTGATGGGCCGTGCGGCAATCCGCACCGTGGGTGATCTGGTCTATGCCGTGTTGACCGGAAACCCGCAGATGGCCGACGGTAAGGCGCTGTTCCACGCGGACCACAAGAACCTGCTGGCCGGAGCCGGGCTGTCCATCGCTAACATCGGCAAGGGCATGCAGCAGATGCGCACCCAGAAGGATGGCAAGGCCACCCTGGACATCCGTCCGAAGTACCTGCTGACCCCGGTGGCGCTGGAGCCGACAGCTATTGCGCTGCTGGCTGCCGAGTTCGACCCGGCACTGGTCGATGCCAAGGTGCCGAACCCGGTGCGCAACAAGCTACAGGTGATCTCCGACCCGCGCCTGGATGATTTCAATGCCACCACCAGCTTCATGCTGGCGGATCAGTCCATGTACGACACCATCGAGGTGGCCTACCTGGACGGCAACGACAAACCCTACCTAGAGCAGACTCAGGGCTTCACCGTTGACGGCGCAGCCTTCAAGGTGCGCATTGATGCCGGTGTGGCTCCGCTGAGTCACCGCACCATGGTTAAGATGCCCGGCGCCTGA
- a CDS encoding capsid cement protein, with amino-acid sequence MAKNYIQDGSVLTLIAPAGGVKSGGIYAIGTLVVVAVADAAAGESFAGHPGGVWSVPAASGLTAGAAVGLADGGLVAAATEGAVACGKLVTDEAGGTANLLLIN; translated from the coding sequence ATGGCCAAGAATTACATCCAGGACGGCAGCGTCCTTACTCTGATCGCCCCTGCCGGCGGCGTGAAATCGGGCGGTATCTATGCCATCGGTACGCTGGTAGTGGTTGCGGTGGCTGACGCGGCCGCCGGTGAGAGCTTCGCTGGTCATCCCGGTGGCGTCTGGTCTGTGCCCGCTGCCAGCGGCCTGACTGCTGGCGCGGCTGTTGGGCTGGCTGATGGTGGGCTTGTTGCGGCTGCCACTGAGGGCGCGGTCGCCTGCGGCAAGCTGGTCACCGATGAAGCCGGCGGCACCGCCAACCTGCTGCTGATCAACTGA
- a CDS encoding phage tail tube protein has product MAQADRSFIGEGIIYARAYQSQDPLLDIGNCDQFNIAWATNRQALPNYRGGGGNRNVQERITDVTATIGMYDLTPENVARVTRSTITAATTDAITDELLIGAGVQGELIPFKHLPDLAETITVKGADDEALAVGTDYQLNPHGIIVLASGKITAAGVKASYTPRAASVLQMMTTSAVELEIYIAGLNDAQSGEPFSLRPRRVKFGMLSQMSVLGQEYLKLEGPAELLADDTIIATDISKFCEMQLVTKVA; this is encoded by the coding sequence ATGGCACAAGCAGATCGTTCGTTCATCGGTGAGGGCATCATCTACGCCCGCGCCTATCAGTCTCAGGACCCGCTGCTCGATATCGGTAACTGCGACCAATTCAACATTGCCTGGGCAACCAACCGCCAGGCGCTGCCCAATTACCGTGGCGGCGGTGGTAACCGCAACGTGCAGGAGCGCATCACTGACGTAACCGCCACCATCGGCATGTATGACCTGACTCCGGAAAACGTCGCCCGGGTAACGCGCTCCACGATCACCGCTGCCACCACCGATGCGATTACCGATGAGTTGTTGATCGGTGCCGGCGTCCAGGGTGAGCTGATACCGTTCAAACATCTGCCTGATCTGGCTGAGACCATTACTGTCAAAGGTGCTGATGATGAAGCGCTGGCAGTCGGCACGGATTATCAGCTGAACCCACACGGCATTATCGTGTTGGCCAGCGGCAAGATCACAGCCGCCGGCGTCAAAGCCAGTTACACGCCTCGCGCTGCCAGCGTGCTGCAAATGATGACCACCTCGGCAGTCGAGCTGGAAATCTACATCGCCGGTCTCAACGACGCGCAATCAGGCGAGCCGTTCAGCCTTCGCCCGCGCCGGGTCAAATTCGGCATGCTGAGTCAGATGTCGGTGCTGGGGCAGGAATACCTGAAGCTGGAAGGCCCGGCAGAGCTGCTGGCCGATGACACCATCATCGCCACCGACATCTCCAAGTTCTGCGAGATGCAGTTGGTAACGAAAGTGGCCTGA
- a CDS encoding PH domain-containing protein has translation MQQCPKCTHDLTLAEQEAADGQCPQCGIYFAKFFEQARRALAGEPVPTRSRSNGRPKLRTTDGVPSYIKESLSAGETVEAVFRLHWIAWVPTVLWLIASLFTLGFLLPLAIFYWLKTRAIQQAVTSHRVIYKSGIISRRTEEMRITSIETVELRQGVLGRLLGFGNVRVTGRGSSDVVIQRIGDPIDVKRRIEQIRFD, from the coding sequence ATGCAGCAGTGCCCCAAATGTACGCATGATTTAACCTTGGCAGAACAGGAGGCTGCGGACGGTCAATGTCCGCAGTGCGGCATCTATTTTGCGAAGTTTTTTGAACAAGCCCGGCGAGCTCTGGCCGGCGAGCCTGTACCAACACGGAGTCGCTCAAACGGGCGCCCCAAGCTAAGAACAACTGATGGGGTGCCTTCTTATATCAAGGAGTCCTTGTCGGCCGGAGAGACTGTAGAGGCAGTGTTCCGCCTGCACTGGATTGCTTGGGTGCCAACCGTGCTATGGCTGATAGCATCGCTTTTCACTCTGGGCTTTCTTCTGCCGCTGGCTATTTTCTACTGGCTGAAAACAAGGGCAATTCAGCAGGCAGTGACTTCGCACCGAGTGATTTACAAGTCAGGCATCATCAGTCGCCGCACCGAAGAAATGCGCATTACTTCTATTGAGACCGTGGAGCTTCGCCAAGGCGTGCTGGGGAGGCTGTTAGGATTCGGCAATGTCCGGGTGACCGGGCGAGGCAGCAGCGATGTAGTCATTCAACGCATCGGCGATCCCATTGACGTGAAGCGCCGTATAGAGCAGATCAGGTTTGACTGA
- a CDS encoding tape measure protein produces the protein MAIKDRLIQFVLRGKDELSPEAKKSAEALDKVRTAGKELTEELDKAKGAQGLAFTLRTTSEATERARTTLERTEKKAADLREELNQSPKSKGLADSLRAAEREAARAGRQLDKLTAETKKTEDAAQAAGIDTRKLADEELRLAAEVDKAKRAVTDNTKHLRDMERQQRAGARATAEHTSRVDSAKKAMDSAGKRVLAFAAAYVSLNAAFRLVQGGLNLVRDGIRSMLDTGSEFELMQQRVTGLMGSIEEGERATAWISDFAKQTGQLIPDVTEAFALLKAYGLDPMDGSLKAITDKSVQLGGGMERLSGITAALGQMWAKEKIQQEEVLQLTERGVVVWPLLEKAMGKTTVQLQDMAQKGLLGRDAVKLLIDEIGKSADGAAAEGLETLTGKMNGLRNAASEFLNRIAESGAMDAVKDRLSALADQIDRMDQDGTLENLAQALSDAFVQGIEKVEEFAQSLGAVNFKQLADDSASWFRDFGQHIDDAKTRLQLFFAPFRTLFNGVTSGISVIGYTVTRVADGVLQVIGAVATAIPDMLGGDKLRAGVQSARNMLFGMREGFVAQIEQDGQDIRNAWDVTTQHSIESQQDVTAAAVAAEQAKLEAAQATAAKVDELNERFKQGALDAAVAGTRAITDMADAMKLIDTASTVQQLEGLKEALRDAYRAGNISQEEYNNGLNLTNARVKELGGNASTTAKRVDEMITGLETFADVQAAIEASTTEMDIIKLGAVIKQMYTDGKITAEEYKTALEDLAKEKERVTQATEEQAKAETQLTERVEKSVDALEARKRITNANKDATDEASASETRRTATIEKSIGVMVMGARRMAYYAAEAVAAAANSEKAEQARADSLVEGYSKGEMSIRSFIAQARTLQGSLNIDSSAFSTLESAIASAEQQMRSLGDSARSTLDGVRDELDRLQGNTEAIEKRRMASRRRELQAQLAEAKAAGNGQAVGDLQQAIGMLSAIASETAQVREQEERSNRRAPTEATAPGAGAQPAAATAAPTTVIRLESARGSAVDVAVPQGQEDALLSILEQSGLRTI, from the coding sequence ATGGCCATTAAAGACCGCCTGATTCAGTTCGTTCTGAGAGGCAAAGACGAGCTGTCGCCGGAGGCCAAGAAATCTGCCGAGGCGCTGGACAAGGTACGCACCGCAGGCAAAGAGCTGACCGAAGAGCTCGACAAGGCCAAAGGTGCGCAGGGGCTCGCGTTTACCCTGCGGACAACCAGCGAAGCCACGGAGCGCGCTCGCACTACGCTGGAGCGCACCGAGAAAAAAGCCGCCGACCTTCGGGAAGAGCTGAACCAGAGTCCCAAAAGCAAAGGGTTGGCTGACTCCCTGCGTGCTGCTGAGCGGGAAGCGGCCCGCGCCGGTCGGCAGTTGGACAAGCTGACGGCGGAAACCAAGAAGACCGAGGACGCGGCGCAGGCGGCGGGTATCGATACCCGCAAGCTGGCTGACGAAGAACTCCGGCTTGCGGCCGAGGTCGACAAGGCCAAGCGCGCTGTCACTGACAATACCAAGCATCTCCGCGACATGGAGCGGCAACAGCGCGCGGGTGCCCGCGCCACGGCAGAGCACACCTCCCGGGTCGACTCAGCCAAGAAAGCCATGGACTCGGCCGGCAAGCGAGTGCTGGCATTTGCCGCCGCCTACGTCTCGCTGAACGCTGCGTTTCGCTTGGTGCAGGGCGGTCTGAACCTGGTGCGGGACGGCATCCGCTCGATGCTGGATACCGGCAGCGAGTTCGAGCTGATGCAGCAGCGCGTCACCGGGCTCATGGGCAGCATCGAGGAAGGCGAGCGTGCCACCGCCTGGATCAGCGACTTTGCCAAACAAACAGGGCAACTGATCCCGGATGTGACCGAGGCATTCGCACTGCTCAAAGCCTACGGCCTTGACCCGATGGATGGCAGCCTGAAGGCCATCACTGATAAGTCGGTTCAGCTCGGCGGCGGCATGGAGCGCCTGTCAGGCATCACTGCCGCCCTTGGCCAGATGTGGGCCAAAGAGAAGATCCAGCAGGAAGAAGTGCTGCAGCTCACTGAGCGCGGCGTGGTGGTCTGGCCGCTGCTGGAAAAGGCCATGGGCAAAACTACCGTCCAGCTGCAGGACATGGCACAGAAAGGCCTGCTGGGGCGTGATGCGGTCAAGCTGCTGATTGATGAGATTGGCAAGTCGGCTGATGGTGCGGCCGCTGAGGGGCTGGAAACGCTCACCGGCAAGATGAACGGCCTGCGCAATGCCGCTTCTGAGTTCCTGAATCGCATTGCCGAGTCCGGCGCCATGGATGCGGTCAAGGATCGACTGTCAGCACTGGCCGACCAGATAGACCGAATGGACCAGGACGGCACGCTGGAGAACCTGGCGCAGGCGCTGAGCGATGCCTTTGTTCAGGGCATTGAGAAGGTTGAAGAGTTTGCCCAGTCGCTGGGTGCGGTGAACTTCAAACAGCTGGCTGATGACAGTGCCAGCTGGTTCAGAGACTTTGGCCAGCATATCGACGATGCGAAAACACGGCTGCAGCTGTTCTTCGCACCCTTCCGCACTCTTTTCAATGGTGTCACATCAGGCATTTCCGTCATCGGCTACACCGTCACTCGGGTAGCCGATGGCGTACTGCAGGTCATCGGCGCCGTAGCCACGGCAATCCCCGACATGCTGGGTGGCGACAAGCTCCGGGCCGGGGTGCAAAGCGCTCGCAATATGCTGTTCGGAATGCGTGAGGGGTTCGTGGCTCAGATCGAGCAGGACGGACAAGATATCCGCAACGCCTGGGATGTCACGACGCAGCACAGCATTGAATCCCAGCAGGATGTCACAGCCGCTGCAGTCGCTGCAGAGCAGGCAAAGCTCGAGGCTGCGCAAGCAACAGCTGCCAAGGTCGATGAGCTAAACGAGCGATTCAAGCAGGGCGCCCTCGACGCTGCGGTGGCCGGGACTCGGGCAATTACCGACATGGCAGACGCCATGAAGCTGATCGACACTGCATCCACGGTCCAGCAACTGGAAGGCCTCAAAGAAGCCCTGCGCGACGCCTATCGCGCCGGCAACATCAGCCAGGAGGAATACAACAACGGCCTCAATCTGACCAACGCCCGCGTCAAGGAATTGGGCGGCAATGCGTCAACCACCGCTAAGCGCGTGGACGAGATGATCACCGGCCTGGAGACCTTCGCTGATGTCCAGGCAGCGATTGAGGCGTCCACCACCGAGATGGACATCATCAAGCTCGGCGCCGTCATTAAACAGATGTACACCGACGGCAAGATCACCGCTGAAGAGTACAAAACTGCGCTGGAAGATCTGGCAAAAGAGAAGGAGCGGGTTACACAGGCCACTGAAGAGCAAGCCAAAGCCGAGACCCAGCTGACCGAGCGTGTCGAAAAGTCCGTCGATGCACTGGAGGCCAGAAAGCGCATTACCAATGCGAACAAAGACGCCACCGATGAGGCCTCAGCCAGCGAGACCCGCCGCACCGCCACCATTGAGAAGAGCATCGGCGTTATGGTCATGGGTGCGCGCAGGATGGCCTACTACGCAGCGGAGGCCGTAGCAGCAGCTGCAAACTCCGAAAAGGCCGAGCAGGCCCGCGCTGACAGTCTCGTCGAGGGCTACAGCAAGGGTGAGATGAGCATAAGGTCATTCATCGCCCAGGCGAGGACCCTGCAGGGCAGTCTCAACATTGACAGCTCCGCCTTCTCCACCCTGGAAAGCGCTATCGCCAGCGCCGAACAGCAGATGCGCTCCCTTGGTGATAGCGCCCGCAGCACGCTGGACGGTGTGCGTGACGAGCTGGATCGGTTGCAAGGCAACACCGAGGCAATCGAAAAGCGACGCATGGCCAGCCGCCGCCGTGAACTACAAGCACAACTGGCTGAGGCCAAAGCTGCAGGCAACGGGCAGGCGGTAGGAGATCTGCAGCAGGCCATCGGCATGTTGAGCGCCATCGCATCCGAGACCGCCCAGGTGCGCGAACAGGAAGAGCGCAGCAACCGCCGCGCACCGACCGAGGCCACCGCACCCGGCGCAGGGGCACAGCCAGCAGCCGCAACCGCTGCGCCAACAACCGTCATTCGGCTGGAGTCGGCGCGCGGCAGTGCGGTTGATGTCGCCGTGCCCCAGGGCCAGGAAGATGCGCTGCTGTCGATACTCGAGCAATCCGGATTGAGGACCATTTGA